A window of Maioricimonas rarisocia genomic DNA:
CCCGAATCTGCCAGTGCGGTTCGCCATTCTCGTAGCCGTCCCCCATGAGCAGCGCGTTGTAGCGATGCTCGAGGCTGTCGATTCGAACCCAGCAGACGAACGTGAATGCCTCGAACTCGCCATCGATTCTTGTCCTCACCCGGGCACCGGGACGCTCGAAATCGAAGCCGGTCGATGCCGTCCCGAACCGCCCCGGCACCTGTTGCACCGGGCCGACGATATGGCCGTTGCGCTCAGCCCCAGTTCCCGCCGCATTGCGGACAATCCGGCCTTCTGACGCCAGCGCCATCGGATAATACGCGATGAGGCGACGGTCCCGGGCGAGGTGTTCGGCGAACACCTTCCACTGAGACAACCGTTCAGCCTCGGCATCATCCCGTCGCCGAAGCAGTTCCCCGATCGTGCTCAGCCCTTCGATGGCCTGCGGGGGGCGACCTGAGTCGGTCAGCGACTGCTTCTCGCCAGTTCTGAGAAGTTGCCCGTCATGTTCACCGCCCCGAAGCTCCACTTCGCCATCAAGAACTTCGACCCGGGCGTCGCCGTCTCCCACCTCGAGGGCAAACTCGGTCCCGAGGTCGACGATATCGGCTCCAGGGGCCCGCACGACAAAACCGCGCGCCGCCGGCGGAACGTTCGCCCGCAGCCGTCCCTCGATGACCTGCACAGACCAGTCCGACTCGATGTTCAGCGAAGCCGGCCCCTCGACAATGAGGGTCGCCCCGCAGAAGAAATCAAACTCGGCGACCCCCTCGTCAAAATTCAGCATTCCGTCGGGGAGCACGTCCCCTTCGCGCCAGGTAGTCGTGCCTTCCGACCACTTCAGGTCGACCGATCGCCGCAGCGTGGCATGACCGGCGATGACGGCTTCCCGCGGGACTTCCCCGCGACTCTCGCTGCCCGCGACCGGTGAAGCCGGGACGACAGAATGACGCTGACCGAACCAGTACGCCACTCCGCCGACTGTCACGAGGAGCATGAACGCAACCGCCAGATGAACCGGATTCAGGCGGAACAAGTCGGGACGAAAGTTTCTCGAAGTCGGACGCCGGACCGGTGACTGCGTTTCGGACAAGGCATCGGTGACAGGCTGATCCCCGGCGATCTCCGCCAGATCCTCACACAGGGACACCGCACGCAGATACTCGTCGCGGACTTCCTCCGACCGCTCGATCGCGTCCTGCAGCCGCTCGAAGTCTTCGGGAGAAATCGTCCCGTCGATCGCCGTGAAGATGAGTTTGCGAATCGAATCATCCATGGGCCACCTCCCCTGCAAGCCGTTGCTGCACGCAATCGAGCAGCCGCTTCCTCAGCGCGTTCACGCGGCTGTACAGGCGACGGACCTGCTGTCCAGTCTCGGCTGCAAGCCGGGCGACGGACTGTCCCGGGGCATGCACGCTGAGGACCAGCCGACGGTCGTCCACCTGAAGCGAATCCAGACAGGCTTCGACCGCCTGACGCTGCCGCTCCCGATGCTGGACGTGACCGATTGCCTCGTCAGCCAGCTTGCTCACGACACTCTCACGGAAAACGAGGCGGTCCCGCTGCCGATCCCGCTGCCAGCTGAGGACTTTGTACCGCGCGATGACGCAGGCCCAACGGATGAACTCGTCGGTCGCGTCATCCGGATGCCCCGGCTGAAAGCTGTCGTATTTCTTCCAGCACTCCAGCGCCGTTTCCTGCATCACGTCGTCCACACCCTCGCGCGAGGGCAGTAGCGAACGGATGAACCGCCGGATCGACTGATCGTGCCGCGCCAGCAAGCCCACAAACTCGTTGTACCTGTTCTCGCGTTCATCACGCCGCTGCCGGACGGCCTCAACGTCATCGTTCATGCGTCGTCCAGGGATGAGAAGGAGTGCTTGCTCTGTTATTCCACAAGGAACCGAATCTACCTGGATTTCTGGTCAGATTTCCGAGATTTGTGTCGCGCCCGACACGCACCGGGGTGAGCGGATGCTGCATGATACGATCTCGGAGAACGGGTTGGCGGGTCTGTCGCTTCACCGGATCCCGTCCGCGAGCCGCCCCTGACCATCGCTCTGCGCAGCGATCGGGAAGGCAAGATTAATTGAGAAAGCTGAGAAACTGCCGCCGTCTGCTTGCCGCTGCCTCTCGCCGGGAGTAGCATCCGGACAGAGCGTCTCCTTCGGGAGGCGCTTCAGGCGAGCGTAGGCGTTGGCCCGCACTTACGCTCGCCGCTTTTTTGCGCGGTCCTTCCTGCCGGCTCCTGCCTGAGAACTCCCCACGCTCCCTTCAGGTGCCGTACCGCATCAGAATCGGCGGGACATCGACCTCTTCGAGCCCCGGAAGATCCTGGTCGGCCAGATCGGCCCCCAGCGACGTAACGCGACGCAGAAACGCGTCGGACGGACGCTGGCCCCGCAGCTCATTCGTCAGGCGTTCCACTTCGACCGCGCCGGCCCTGCGGACCAGGTCGTCGGTCTGTCGCTGCACATGGAAGCTCGTGCAGAGAATCACAACCGCCTTCTGGATGCGGGCAGAAAGCTCCGCCATCCGGCACTGCCGGTCGGCCAGCTTGAGCTGGTGCTTGCGCATCGTCGCCGAGATCTCGAACGCCGCCTGCTGCAGCAGCTTCGCGGCGAACTCGGCATGCGGACGGATTTCCGGCCCCATCGTTGAGAATCTCCGGCCGGTCGATCGACTCATGCGATTGCGCAGCCACCACCCGGAGTAGTCCCGCAGCGGAGCGCGCAAAGCCCACAGATGGGCCGGGTGAGCGAGATTCGGCTTGCGAATCCCGGCAGACTGCAGTGTCCTGCCGATCGCTTCGAAGTACTGACGGCCGTGCTGCTTGACCAGCGACTTGAAGAAGGCCAGCCCGAGCATCTCTCCTTCGCCCTCATAGATACAGGGAGCAAGGAAGTCGTGCACGTTGTCGCCGAACAGATGCCCCTGCAGAAACGAACGGCCGCCATGCGTCTTCATGTGCAGTTCGATGGCGGCTCTCTTCTGCGCTTCGCTGCCATAGATCTTGGCGACAATACATTCCATCTCGCCGCGGTAGCCCAGATCGAGCAGGCCGGCACACCAGTTCGTCAGCGCATCGCAGGCGACGATCAATCCGGCCATCTCGCCCGTGCGCCGCTGGACGAGTTCACGATTCATGATCGGCTCGCCGTACGTCCGGCGGAACCGGGCCCAGGACCGCATGTCGGCCAGCATCAGACGCATCGCGCCGGCGGCATTCGCACACAGCGAGCCCCGTCCCCGGTTGAGACC
This region includes:
- a CDS encoding sigma-70 family RNA polymerase sigma factor translates to MNDDVEAVRQRRDERENRYNEFVGLLARHDQSIRRFIRSLLPSREGVDDVMQETALECWKKYDSFQPGHPDDATDEFIRWACVIARYKVLSWQRDRQRDRLVFRESVVSKLADEAIGHVQHRERQRQAVEACLDSLQVDDRRLVLSVHAPGQSVARLAAETGQQVRRLYSRVNALRKRLLDCVQQRLAGEVAHG
- a CDS encoding LamG-like jellyroll fold domain-containing protein; translated protein: MDDSIRKLIFTAIDGTISPEDFERLQDAIERSEEVRDEYLRAVSLCEDLAEIAGDQPVTDALSETQSPVRRPTSRNFRPDLFRLNPVHLAVAFMLLVTVGGVAYWFGQRHSVVPASPVAGSESRGEVPREAVIAGHATLRRSVDLKWSEGTTTWREGDVLPDGMLNFDEGVAEFDFFCGATLIVEGPASLNIESDWSVQVIEGRLRANVPPAARGFVVRAPGADIVDLGTEFALEVGDGDARVEVLDGEVELRGGEHDGQLLRTGEKQSLTDSGRPPQAIEGLSTIGELLRRRDDAEAERLSQWKVFAEHLARDRRLIAYYPMALASEGRIVRNAAGTGAERNGHIVGPVQQVPGRFGTASTGFDFERPGARVRTRIDGEFEAFTFVCWVRIDSLEHRYNALLMGDGYENGEPHWQIRDDGRLMFSVMVDDSKEVRHFSRLEQRVVTDAGLHRVYYTEPFWDITQSGQWFHLAAVYDPEGRTVAQYVNGREISRHEIADRFHTSTLRIGPAEIGNWGQPFRKTPEFAVRNLNGTIDELAIFGTPLDADEIASLYNEGRPLGY
- a CDS encoding acyl-CoA dehydrogenase family protein: MATVQKPDRPSFTAKKPVTSFASEALKLGGKSDDEVARMGAVDAADDRVETLFAQRYQTVNSPVHRAVWEKAFPLELFDLEQPIIEPSPAAEPVMRASLDVVRRHVQAGTVLDDANKISAQVMRELGEAGYWGLLIGPEYGGSGASFTQFATFLTQMAAIEPTVAGLASVHGCIGAVDPLLTFGNDDQKNRLLPDLASGARLSAFALTEPGAGSDLTALRTTAVRDGDDYVLNGEKLFITNVLPGRTVSVVCLIDGEPAVLVAKLPDKENEHFQLKRYGLYALQHAHNYGILFRDFRVPVENRLAVDDGDGLTIAYHGLNRGRGSLCANAAGAMRLMLADMRSWARFRRTYGEPIMNRELVQRRTGEMAGLIVACDALTNWCAGLLDLGYRGEMECIVAKIYGSEAQKRAAIELHMKTHGGRSFLQGHLFGDNVHDFLAPCIYEGEGEMLGLAFFKSLVKQHGRQYFEAIGRTLQSAGIRKPNLAHPAHLWALRAPLRDYSGWWLRNRMSRSTGRRFSTMGPEIRPHAEFAAKLLQQAAFEISATMRKHQLKLADRQCRMAELSARIQKAVVILCTSFHVQRQTDDLVRRAGAVEVERLTNELRGQRPSDAFLRRVTSLGADLADQDLPGLEEVDVPPILMRYGT